One Drosophila gunungcola strain Sukarami unplaced genomic scaffold, Dgunungcola_SK_2 000098F, whole genome shotgun sequence genomic window carries:
- the LOC128265173 gene encoding phenoloxidase-activating factor 2 isoform X1 — protein sequence MKRKIIAMTGFKNIWFVICTILKLSISSPAPQQNLNAQKNIEEIFSSRSEQQNSGIGLVVTPDPIDPLGIQSNFNSISGKTAECNCVPYYKCDPSTTSVTEDGSFDGFGEIDIRFDADDPICPSSVDVCCANNRTRNETLNPTPLDQRPNQPRGCGIRNTGGLDFTLAGVTQNEAGFGEFPWTVALLHSGNLSYFCAGSLIHQQVVLTAVHCVETHTSGTFTIRAGEWDSQTTKERLPYQERTVQKVLRHPQYKSRNIANDFALVILSQPLNLDDHINVICLPQQNAVPAPSVTCFSTGWGKDVFGSLGKYSVIMKRVPLPVVDFNSCQDRLRRTRLGPRFSLDRSFICAGGQRGIDTCQGDGGAPLVCPVNLSSVNRYQQSGIVAWGIGCNDEVPAAYANVALARDWIDQQMLANGFGTSVYTA from the exons ATGAAACGAAAAATT ATTGCGATGActggctttaaaaatatttggttcgtAATATGtacgattttaaaattgagtATATCCTCCCCTGCACCTCAACAAAACTTAAACGCacagaaaaacattgaagaaaTATTTAGCAGTCGTTCTGAGCAACAAAATAGTGGAATTGGATTAGTGGTTACGCCTGATCCAATAGACCCCTTAGGTATACAGTCAAATTTTAACTCCATTAGTGGCAAAACTGCAGAATGCAATTGCGTGCCATATTATAAATGCGACCCGTCAACGACTAGTGTCACTGAAGACGGTTCGTTTGACGGATTTGGCGAAATAGATATTCGATTTGACGCTGATGACCCAATCTGTCCTTCATCTGTAGACGTGTGTTGTGCTAACAATAGGACGCGTAATGAGACCTTAAATCCCACGCCTTTGGATCAAAGACCAAACCAACCACGAGGATGCGGTATTCGCAACACGGGTGGACTAGATTTTACTCTTGCTGGGGTCACGCAAAATGAAGCTGGGTTTGGAGAGTTTCCATGGACTGTTGCTTTACTGCACTCTggaaatttaagttatttttgtgCTGGATCTCTTATACATCAACAGGTGGTTTTGACAGCTGTACACTGTGTTGAGACTCACACATCAGGAACCTTTACGATTCGTGCTGGGGAGTGGGACTCACAAACAACGAAAGAGCGTCTACCTTATCAAGAAAGAACGGTGCAAAAAGTTCTTAGGCACCCACAATACAAGAGCAGAAACATAGCTAATGATTTTGCACTTGTAATTCTGAGTCAACCGCTTAACCTAGATGATCACATTAATGTTATATGCTTACCACAACAAAACGCTGTGCCGGCACCCTCCGTCACATGCTTTTCCACTGGCTGGGGAAAGGATGTTTTTGGTTCTTTGGGAAAATATAGCGTCATAATGAAACGTGTGCCCTTGCCCGTTGTGGATTTTAATTCTTGTCAAGACCGTCTTCGACGTACTCGACTTGGACCAAGGTTTTCATTGGACAGGTCATTTATATGCGCAGGAGGGCAGCGTGGCATTGATACCTGCCAAGGCGATGGAGGAGCGCCCCTTGTTTGTCCCGTTAATTTATCATCTGTGAATCGGTATCAGCAAAGTGGTATTGTTGCTTGGGGAATTGGATGCAACGATGAGGTGCCAGCAGCTTATGCAAACGTAGCTTTGGCTCGAGATTGGATTGACCAGCAAATGTTAGCCAATGGTTTTGGGACGAGTGTCTACACTGCTTAA
- the LOC128265173 gene encoding phenoloxidase-activating factor 2 isoform X2 has translation MTGFKNIWFVICTILKLSISSPAPQQNLNAQKNIEEIFSSRSEQQNSGIGLVVTPDPIDPLGIQSNFNSISGKTAECNCVPYYKCDPSTTSVTEDGSFDGFGEIDIRFDADDPICPSSVDVCCANNRTRNETLNPTPLDQRPNQPRGCGIRNTGGLDFTLAGVTQNEAGFGEFPWTVALLHSGNLSYFCAGSLIHQQVVLTAVHCVETHTSGTFTIRAGEWDSQTTKERLPYQERTVQKVLRHPQYKSRNIANDFALVILSQPLNLDDHINVICLPQQNAVPAPSVTCFSTGWGKDVFGSLGKYSVIMKRVPLPVVDFNSCQDRLRRTRLGPRFSLDRSFICAGGQRGIDTCQGDGGAPLVCPVNLSSVNRYQQSGIVAWGIGCNDEVPAAYANVALARDWIDQQMLANGFGTSVYTA, from the coding sequence ATGActggctttaaaaatatttggttcgtAATATGtacgattttaaaattgagtATATCCTCCCCTGCACCTCAACAAAACTTAAACGCacagaaaaacattgaagaaaTATTTAGCAGTCGTTCTGAGCAACAAAATAGTGGAATTGGATTAGTGGTTACGCCTGATCCAATAGACCCCTTAGGTATACAGTCAAATTTTAACTCCATTAGTGGCAAAACTGCAGAATGCAATTGCGTGCCATATTATAAATGCGACCCGTCAACGACTAGTGTCACTGAAGACGGTTCGTTTGACGGATTTGGCGAAATAGATATTCGATTTGACGCTGATGACCCAATCTGTCCTTCATCTGTAGACGTGTGTTGTGCTAACAATAGGACGCGTAATGAGACCTTAAATCCCACGCCTTTGGATCAAAGACCAAACCAACCACGAGGATGCGGTATTCGCAACACGGGTGGACTAGATTTTACTCTTGCTGGGGTCACGCAAAATGAAGCTGGGTTTGGAGAGTTTCCATGGACTGTTGCTTTACTGCACTCTggaaatttaagttatttttgtgCTGGATCTCTTATACATCAACAGGTGGTTTTGACAGCTGTACACTGTGTTGAGACTCACACATCAGGAACCTTTACGATTCGTGCTGGGGAGTGGGACTCACAAACAACGAAAGAGCGTCTACCTTATCAAGAAAGAACGGTGCAAAAAGTTCTTAGGCACCCACAATACAAGAGCAGAAACATAGCTAATGATTTTGCACTTGTAATTCTGAGTCAACCGCTTAACCTAGATGATCACATTAATGTTATATGCTTACCACAACAAAACGCTGTGCCGGCACCCTCCGTCACATGCTTTTCCACTGGCTGGGGAAAGGATGTTTTTGGTTCTTTGGGAAAATATAGCGTCATAATGAAACGTGTGCCCTTGCCCGTTGTGGATTTTAATTCTTGTCAAGACCGTCTTCGACGTACTCGACTTGGACCAAGGTTTTCATTGGACAGGTCATTTATATGCGCAGGAGGGCAGCGTGGCATTGATACCTGCCAAGGCGATGGAGGAGCGCCCCTTGTTTGTCCCGTTAATTTATCATCTGTGAATCGGTATCAGCAAAGTGGTATTGTTGCTTGGGGAATTGGATGCAACGATGAGGTGCCAGCAGCTTATGCAAACGTAGCTTTGGCTCGAGATTGGATTGACCAGCAAATGTTAGCCAATGGTTTTGGGACGAGTGTCTACACTGCTTAA